AAGTTCTGAAGGGGGAGTCCAGAGGGGGAAACTCTTTCAAGAGTTTCCCCCTCTGGCCGCCGGAGGCATCCCTCCAATGGCTTAAAGATCTACCAATTCGACATCTTTTTCAGATATGGCCGTCCCCAGGAAGCGGGTGCCGGTGCGGGCGAAGCGGGCGGCGTCGTCGGTGGTCAGATAAAGGGAGCCGCCGCAGCCGTTTTCCGGCCTGATCAGATCCAGGCGGGTCAATTCCGCAAACACGGTTTCGGCCGTAGTGGCGGCGGAATCCACTATGGTGGTCTGCTTGGGGACCACTTTTCTGATGGCCGAAGCAAGCAAGGGGAAATGGGTACAGCCGAGGACCAGGGTGTCGGGGATGACGGGATGCTCCGTACCCGAGGCCGGCTTGAAAACCGGGTCGAGATAGCGGGCGGCAACGGCTTCCGGGATCTGGCCCTCGGTCCAGCCCTCTTCGGCCAGGGCCACGAACAAAGGACAGGGATGGCCGAATATACGCGAGGTGGGAGCAATGGCATGAATGGCCCGCTGGTAGGCACCTCGAGCGATGGTTGATTCCGTGGCAATGACTGCTATGGCCCGGTTTTTACTGGCCGCGCAGGCGGCGCGTGCACCCGGATCGACCACGCCGACAACCGGAATCTCGGGATAGGCGGCCCGCAAGGCATCCAGGGCCACGGCAGAGGCCGTGTTGCAGGCCACCACCAGCAACTTGATACCGCGCTTGATCAGTTCCGATCCGCACTGCACTCCATATCGGGTGACGGTCTGGGGTGATTTGGTGCCGTAGGGGAGTCGGGCCGTGTCACCGAGATAGATGACATCCTCGCACGGCATACGCTCGCGCACGGCCTTGAGCACGGTCAAACCGCCCACACCCGAATCAAACATGCCGATAGGCAATTTCGCTTCTTTCTTCATGTTTCCAGGCTCCTTGGATCACAGGCTCTACCTGTGCGGCCCAAAACCAACACATTTTCTTGAAAAAGTCTAAACGAATTGCTTACTGTCTAGAGAAAGCTGTTGCCGAGCGGCAAGGAACAACGACAGTCACCGGGCATCAGCAGATGAGGCGTGAGCGCTTCCGAGCATTTTCAGAGCCCAGTTGCGGGACTGAACATACACAAGTTCGGCCTGAGATGACTCAAGTCCGACCTTCTGGAGACGCTGGAAGGTCTCTTCCCACTGGCCGCGCTCATAGCTACTGACCAGACGCAGAAGATCATGAAGGCGGCCCTCTCCCATCAAGGCCTGCTCTACAGACTCTTCCAGAGGAAGAAGTTTCAGGATTTCATTCATCTTGAGACCCAACATTGCATCAAGCAAAGAGAAAAGCCCGGTCATGAACAGGGAGTCCGGCACACAATCGTCCAGGTTGGAGCTGTCGCAGACGGATTCGAGAAATTTAGCCCGCTGTACGGCCAGATAGGCCAACTCACCCGATCGAGGCGTGGTGTTGAAATCGGCTATGAGAGCACTGCGCAGCCACTGCTTGGCCTGAAGCATACCCATCATATCGATGGCCCGCTTGACCGACGAGACCTTCTCTTGAAGACCAATGCCCGCGGAATTGATGTAGCGGAACAGACGATAGGTCAGACTCGGGTCAGACCTGAGTATTTCTCCCAGCCGGGCGGGTTCAAGATCCGGCTTGGACAACTCGCTCAAAATCTGAAGCTTGGTAATTATACTGGAAGACAGCTTTTTCCCGGGAATGATCTCGGGCTTGCTGAAAAAAAACCCTTGAAACAGCGAAAATTTCTTCTTTTTTAAAAAGTTGAAAGTAGCTACATCCTCCACTTTCTCGGCCAGGAGCATGGCCCCTTCGGGTATTGAAGCGAGGGTGGAACGAATGCACCCCGGATTGGCATTCAGAGCCAGGATGTCCACCTTGACGATATCTGCCAACTCCAGAAACGGCTTGAGTTCGGCCTGCCCACAATAATCGTCCATTGCCAGGGTGTAGCCGGCATCCTTGAGCCTGCGGGCGGCATCCAGAACTTCGTCCATGGCCCTGACGTTTTCCAGAATCTCGATTATGCACCGGTCCTTGGGCAGGGCAAAACCAGCATCTTCGATGAGAAGCTGTTCCGGAAAATTGATGAGGATTTTGAGGTCCGGGTTGATACCTTCCGAAGCCAGGGCCAGTCCGTCGGCAATGACGGATGAAGTAGCTTGGGCCTCGTTGTCCACCACTGCCACATTTTCCTCGTTGGAACGGAACAGCAACTCATAGCCCCAAACGGTCTCGTCCGAACGAAAAACCGGCTGTCTTGCTATGAAAAGCGTTTCAAAGGAAGGATTCTTTTGGACCATGTCTGCAACATACTACTTTCTGCTGCAGAGACAACATTATTATATCTGTTTTAAAGCCTTGTTACAGGTCTTCATCAAAGGTATCCCCGCGACGCAGGCTGGCCATGAACATATCCAGGTCATCGTTGGATTCGGCCAGAATCTTGTCCAGATAGGCCAGATTGCGCTCAATGGCCTCATGATAAAGATCCTTGTCCACATTCCAGCGCCCCTTGAAGTAGTGATACATGTATCTGTCCACACCGTTGAATTCGTCATCGAGCCGTTTCCGGGCAACCACCTGATAGAAGGTCCGGGTTTTGAGCAGGAGATCAAACGCGGAATCGTATCCGGGCAGTTTCGCTTCCTGGAACTCCTCGAAAAGCAGAAGCAGCTTCTCC
The Pseudodesulfovibrio sp. S3 genome window above contains:
- the murI gene encoding glutamate racemase, translated to MKKEAKLPIGMFDSGVGGLTVLKAVRERMPCEDVIYLGDTARLPYGTKSPQTVTRYGVQCGSELIKRGIKLLVVACNTASAVALDALRAAYPEIPVVGVVDPGARAACAASKNRAIAVIATESTIARGAYQRAIHAIAPTSRIFGHPCPLFVALAEEGWTEGQIPEAVAARYLDPVFKPASGTEHPVIPDTLVLGCTHFPLLASAIRKVVPKQTTIVDSAATTAETVFAELTRLDLIRPENGCGGSLYLTTDDAARFARTGTRFLGTAISEKDVELVDL
- a CDS encoding HDOD domain-containing protein gives rise to the protein MVQKNPSFETLFIARQPVFRSDETVWGYELLFRSNEENVAVVDNEAQATSSVIADGLALASEGINPDLKILINFPEQLLIEDAGFALPKDRCIIEILENVRAMDEVLDAARRLKDAGYTLAMDDYCGQAELKPFLELADIVKVDILALNANPGCIRSTLASIPEGAMLLAEKVEDVATFNFLKKKKFSLFQGFFFSKPEIIPGKKLSSSIITKLQILSELSKPDLEPARLGEILRSDPSLTYRLFRYINSAGIGLQEKVSSVKRAIDMMGMLQAKQWLRSALIADFNTTPRSGELAYLAVQRAKFLESVCDSSNLDDCVPDSLFMTGLFSLLDAMLGLKMNEILKLLPLEESVEQALMGEGRLHDLLRLVSSYERGQWEETFQRLQKVGLESSQAELVYVQSRNWALKMLGSAHASSADAR